In Nitrosophilus labii, the following proteins share a genomic window:
- a CDS encoding RluA family pseudouridine synthase — protein sequence MNEKIVVDKEERLDKFLVEYFQVSRNQIESLIKKGYVKVNEKEVKKAGFKLKKSDLIDIRFPDMQKSEPVKVDFDIEVIHEDEDIVVLNKPSGITVHPASSVKEATVVDWLKKRGVSLSTIAGEERHGIVHRLDKETSGLMVVAKNNESHKFLSNQLQDKSMGRYYLAIIEPPLKENTIVEKEIARNPKNRLKMAVIAGGRYAKTAFVKIEESLDGTTELIGAKLFTGRTHQIRVHLNAIGRHILGDSLYGFKSRSAKIERVFLHAYILYLIHPRYKKEIKFVAPLPEDMSQYLKKRYDWGKTDEKILPDKFDRLFDFVS from the coding sequence ATGAATGAAAAAATAGTTGTCGATAAAGAGGAGAGATTAGATAAATTTTTGGTTGAATATTTTCAGGTATCTAGAAACCAAATAGAGTCTTTAATAAAGAAAGGTTATGTAAAAGTAAATGAAAAAGAGGTCAAAAAAGCTGGTTTTAAACTCAAAAAAAGCGATTTGATTGATATCCGGTTTCCAGATATGCAAAAGAGTGAACCCGTTAAAGTAGATTTTGATATAGAAGTGATTCATGAAGATGAGGATATTGTAGTTTTGAATAAGCCAAGCGGCATAACCGTTCATCCCGCTTCTAGCGTAAAAGAGGCTACAGTAGTGGATTGGCTTAAAAAGAGGGGAGTCTCTTTATCTACTATAGCCGGCGAAGAGAGACACGGAATAGTTCATAGACTAGATAAAGAGACAAGCGGTTTGATGGTTGTAGCAAAAAATAATGAATCTCATAAGTTTTTGTCAAATCAGCTTCAAGACAAGAGTATGGGAAGATATTATCTTGCTATTATAGAGCCTCCTTTGAAAGAGAATACAATAGTTGAAAAAGAGATTGCAAGAAATCCTAAAAATAGACTGAAAATGGCCGTTATTGCCGGTGGCAGATACGCAAAAACAGCTTTTGTCAAAATAGAAGAGAGTCTAGATGGAACAACTGAACTTATAGGCGCAAAACTTTTTACCGGAAGAACGCATCAGATAAGAGTTCATCTAAATGCGATAGGTAGACACATACTTGGCGATAGTTTATACGGTTTTAAGAGCCGAAGTGCTAAAATAGAGAGGGTTTTTTTACACGCTTATATACTTTATCTTATTCATCCAAGATACAAGAAAGAGATAAAGTTTGTGGCTCCTTTGCCTGAAGATATGAGTCAGTATTTGAAAAAAAGATATGATTGGGGGAAAACAGATGAGAAAATATTACCTGATAAGTTTGATAGGCTTTTTGATTTTGTTTCTTAG